The Gadus macrocephalus chromosome 13, ASM3116895v1 genome includes a window with the following:
- the LOC132471223 gene encoding protein bicaudal D homolog 2-like isoform X3, with protein sequence MSTKDQEYPEATLVKEAGPQWAHVEIERLSRELRETTHEKIQAAEYGLAVLEEKQQLKQRYDELETEFETVRQELDHLKEAFGQAHHTHRKVAADGESREESLMLESASKEAQYQQKVLELQNDLRQAKASVASTQAENDRLVSVALEAKDSSEQVELQRIQMRDDIREYKMREVRLLQDYSELEDENISLQKQVSVLRQSQVEFEGLKHEIRRLEEDSQCLQSQLEEAVRLREIAERQLAEALETVKTEREQKASLRKELSHYMTIGDSLYQGSCNVSVDNLKLADDPFGGEGDGRDLLRGLENGLASLSMSTPRKKGELMKPAPSLVDDLLSELNISEIQKLKQQLMQVEREKMSLLGSLQDLQKQLEHAHGTLSDQQETVGRLTENLVAMRKLQATKERHSALDSEKERDSREAGDGDYYELDINGPEILQCKYTLAVSETGELRQELKTLTAEYQACRGRYEEERARLAAEVRELSGGLAALEKSSRADREEVLRLEKELRLVSAAAGESLGSLNVAQDELVAFSEELANLYNHVCMCNNEMPNRVMLDYYREGLASVRGLAAAEGKEQHWAPVLLTRGLIPENDPAHTATATTTTTAAPEANGTAAAVCPVPAPPPPPSHAHRPEPMNIYNLVTIIRDQIRHLQQAVDRTTELSRQRLASAEMNGVGDQDRDAWMGDILKLKSLLSTKREQIATLRTVLKANKHTAEVALGNLKSKYDNEKVMVTENMMKLRNELKALKEDAATFSSLRAMFATRCDEYVTQLDDMQRQLTAAEDEKKTLNSLLRMAIQQKLALTQRLEDLEFDHEQARRTAAGIGPAAAAVRSKPKGKGAPASHR encoded by the exons ATGTCCACGAAGGATCAGGAATATCCGGAGGCGACCCTGGTTAAGGAAGCCGGACCCCAGTGGGCCCATGTGGAGATCGAACGTCTTTCCCGGGAGTTGCGGGAAACCACCCATGAGAAGATCCAAGCTGCGGAGTACGGCCTGGCGGTGCTCGAGGAGAAACAACAGCTCAAACAGCGATATGACGAGTTGGAGACCGAGTTCGAAACAGTTCGACAAGAACTGGACCACCTAAAGGAG gccttCGGACAGGCGCACCACACCCACAGGAAGGTGGCGGCGGATGGGGAGAGCCGGGAAGAATCCCTCATGCTGGAGTCCGCCAGCAAGGAGGCCCAGTACCAGCAGAAGGTCCTGGAGCTGCAGAACGACCTCCGGCAGGCCAAGGCCTCGGTGGCCAGCACGCAGGCCGAGAACGACCGGCTGGTTTCCGTCGCGCTCGAGGCTAAAGAT agctctGAGCAAGTGGAGCTGCAGCGCATTCAGATGCGCGATGACATCAGGGAGTACAAGATGCGAGAGGTCCGGTTGCTGCAGGACTACAGCGAGCTGGAGGACGAGAACATCTCCCTGCAGAAGCAGGTGTCGGTGCTGAGGCAGAGCCAG GTGGAGTTCGAGGGCCTGAAGCACGAGATCCGGCGGCTGGAGGAGGACTCCCAGTGCCTGCAGAGCCAGCTGGAGGAGGccgtgcgtctgcgggagatcGCCGAGCGCCAGCTGGCCGAGGCCCTGGAGACGGTGAAGACGGAGCGCGAGCAGAAGGCCTCGCTGCGCAAGGAGCTCTCCCACTACATGACCATCGGCGACTCCCTCTACCAGGGCTCCTGCAACGTGTCCGTGGACAACCTCAAGCTGGCCGACGACCCGTTCGGCGGCGAGGGGGACGGCCGCGACCTGCTCCGGGGCCTGGAGAACGGCCTGGCGTCGCTGTCTATGTCGACGCCGAGGAAGAAGGGGGAGTTGATGAAGCCGGCGCCCAGCCTGGTGGACGACCTGCTGAGCGAGCTCAACATCTCGGAGATCCAGAAGCTGAAGCAGCAGCTCATGCAG GTGGAGCGGGAGAAGATGTCCCTGCTCGGCtccctccaggacctgcagAAGCAGCTGGAGCACGCCCACGGCACCCTGTCGGACCAGCAGGAGACGGTGGGCCGGCTCACGGAGAACCTGGTGGCCATGCGCAAGCTGCAGGCCACCAAGGAGCGCCACTCGGCCCTGGACAGCGAGAAGGAGCGCGACAGCCGCGAGGCCGGCGACGGCGACTACTACGAGCTGGACATCAACGGGCCCGAGATCCTGCAGTGCAAGTACACGCTGGCGGTGTCGGAGACGGGCGAGCTGCGGCAGGAGCTGAAGACGCTCACGGCCGAGTACCAGGCGTGCCGCGGCCGCTACGAGGAGGAGCGCGCCCGGCTGGCGGCGGAGGTGCGGGAGCTGAGCGGCGGCCTGGCCGCCCTGGAGAAGAGCAGCCGCGCCGACCGCGAGGAGGTGCTGCGGCTGGAGAAGGAGCTGCGTCTGGTCAGCGCGGCGGCCGGCGAGTCCCTGGGCAGCCTGAACGTGGCGCAGGACGAGCTGGTGGCCTTCAGCGAGGAGCTGGCCAACCTGTACAAccacgtgtgcatgtgcaacAACGAGATGCCCAACCGCGTCATGCTGGACTACTACCGCGAGGGCCTGGCCAGCGTGCGTGGGCTCGCCGCCGCCGAGGGCAAGGAGCAGCACTGGGCCCCCGTGCTGCTCACCAGGGGGCTGATCCCCGAGAACGACCCCGCCcacaccgccaccgccaccaccaccaccaccgccgcgccCGAGGCTAACGGTACCGCCGCCGCGGTGTGCCCCGTccccgcgccgccgccgccgcctagCCACGCCCACCGGCCCGAGCCCATGAACATCTACAACCTGGTGACCATCATCCGCGACCAGATCCGCCACCTGCAGCAGGCGGTGGACCGCACCACGGAGCTGTCGCGCCAGCGGCTGGCCAGCGCAGAGATGAACGGCGTGGGGGACCAGGACAGGGACGCCTGGATGGGGGACATCCTGAAGCTCAAGTCGCTGCTGAGCACCAAGAGGGAGCAGATCGCCACGCTGCGGACGGTCCTCAAGGCCAACAAGCAT ACAGCTGAGGTGGCGCTGGGAAACCTGAAGAGCAAGTACGACAACGAGAAGGTCATGGTGACGGAGAACATGATGAAGCTCCGCAACGAGCTCAAGGCGCTGAAGGAAGACGCCGCCACCTTCTCCTCGCTGCGCGCCATGTTTGCGACGAG GTGTGACGAGTACGTGACCCAGCTGGACGACATGCAGCGGCAGCTGACAGCGGCCGAGGACGAGAAGAAGACCCTCAACTCCCTGCTGCGCATGGCCATCCAGCAGAAGCTGGCCCTCACGCAGCGGCTGGAGGACCTGGAGTTCGACCACGAGCAGGCCCGCCGCACGGCCGCCGGCAtcggccccgccgccgccgccgtcaggAGCAAGCCCAAGGGGAAGGGGGCGCCGGCGAGCCACCGT TAA
- the LOC132471223 gene encoding protein bicaudal D homolog 2-like isoform X2, with product MSTKDQEYPEATLVKEAGPQWAHVEIERLSRELRETTHEKIQAAEYGLAVLEEKQQLKQRYDELETEFETVRQELDHLKEAFGQAHHTHRKVAADGESREESLMLESASKEAQYQQKVLELQNDLRQAKASVASTQAENDRLVSVALEAKDSSEQVELQRIQMRDDIREYKMREVRLLQDYSELEDENISLQKQVSVLRQSQVEFEGLKHEIRRLEEDSQCLQSQLEEAVRLREIAERQLAEALETVKTEREQKASLRKELSHYMTIGDSLYQGSCNVSVDNLKLADDPFGGEGDGRDLLRGLENGLASLSMSTPRKKGELMKPAPSLVDDLLSELNISEIQKLKQQLMQVEREKMSLLGSLQDLQKQLEHAHGTLSDQQETVGRLTENLVAMRKLQATKERHSALDSEKERDSREAGDGDYYELDINGPEILQCKYTLAVSETGELRQELKTLTAEYQACRGRYEEERARLAAEVRELSGGLAALEKSSRADREEVLRLEKELRLVSAAAGESLGSLNVAQDELVAFSEELANLYNHVCMCNNEMPNRVMLDYYREGLASVRGLAAAEGKEQHWAPVLLTRGLIPENDPAHTATATTTTTAAPEANGTAAAVCPVPAPPPPPSHAHRPEPMNIYNLVTIIRDQIRHLQQAVDRTTELSRQRLASAEMNGVGDQDRDAWMGDILKLKSLLSTKREQIATLRTVLKANKHTAEVALGNLKSKYDNEKVMVTENMMKLRNELKALKEDAATFSSLRAMFATRCDEYVTQLDDMQRQLTAAEDEKKTLNSLLRMAIQQKLALTQRLEDLEFDHEQARRTAAGIGPAAAAVRSKPKGKGAPASHRRTVHGGFGAS from the exons ATGTCCACGAAGGATCAGGAATATCCGGAGGCGACCCTGGTTAAGGAAGCCGGACCCCAGTGGGCCCATGTGGAGATCGAACGTCTTTCCCGGGAGTTGCGGGAAACCACCCATGAGAAGATCCAAGCTGCGGAGTACGGCCTGGCGGTGCTCGAGGAGAAACAACAGCTCAAACAGCGATATGACGAGTTGGAGACCGAGTTCGAAACAGTTCGACAAGAACTGGACCACCTAAAGGAG gccttCGGACAGGCGCACCACACCCACAGGAAGGTGGCGGCGGATGGGGAGAGCCGGGAAGAATCCCTCATGCTGGAGTCCGCCAGCAAGGAGGCCCAGTACCAGCAGAAGGTCCTGGAGCTGCAGAACGACCTCCGGCAGGCCAAGGCCTCGGTGGCCAGCACGCAGGCCGAGAACGACCGGCTGGTTTCCGTCGCGCTCGAGGCTAAAGAT agctctGAGCAAGTGGAGCTGCAGCGCATTCAGATGCGCGATGACATCAGGGAGTACAAGATGCGAGAGGTCCGGTTGCTGCAGGACTACAGCGAGCTGGAGGACGAGAACATCTCCCTGCAGAAGCAGGTGTCGGTGCTGAGGCAGAGCCAG GTGGAGTTCGAGGGCCTGAAGCACGAGATCCGGCGGCTGGAGGAGGACTCCCAGTGCCTGCAGAGCCAGCTGGAGGAGGccgtgcgtctgcgggagatcGCCGAGCGCCAGCTGGCCGAGGCCCTGGAGACGGTGAAGACGGAGCGCGAGCAGAAGGCCTCGCTGCGCAAGGAGCTCTCCCACTACATGACCATCGGCGACTCCCTCTACCAGGGCTCCTGCAACGTGTCCGTGGACAACCTCAAGCTGGCCGACGACCCGTTCGGCGGCGAGGGGGACGGCCGCGACCTGCTCCGGGGCCTGGAGAACGGCCTGGCGTCGCTGTCTATGTCGACGCCGAGGAAGAAGGGGGAGTTGATGAAGCCGGCGCCCAGCCTGGTGGACGACCTGCTGAGCGAGCTCAACATCTCGGAGATCCAGAAGCTGAAGCAGCAGCTCATGCAG GTGGAGCGGGAGAAGATGTCCCTGCTCGGCtccctccaggacctgcagAAGCAGCTGGAGCACGCCCACGGCACCCTGTCGGACCAGCAGGAGACGGTGGGCCGGCTCACGGAGAACCTGGTGGCCATGCGCAAGCTGCAGGCCACCAAGGAGCGCCACTCGGCCCTGGACAGCGAGAAGGAGCGCGACAGCCGCGAGGCCGGCGACGGCGACTACTACGAGCTGGACATCAACGGGCCCGAGATCCTGCAGTGCAAGTACACGCTGGCGGTGTCGGAGACGGGCGAGCTGCGGCAGGAGCTGAAGACGCTCACGGCCGAGTACCAGGCGTGCCGCGGCCGCTACGAGGAGGAGCGCGCCCGGCTGGCGGCGGAGGTGCGGGAGCTGAGCGGCGGCCTGGCCGCCCTGGAGAAGAGCAGCCGCGCCGACCGCGAGGAGGTGCTGCGGCTGGAGAAGGAGCTGCGTCTGGTCAGCGCGGCGGCCGGCGAGTCCCTGGGCAGCCTGAACGTGGCGCAGGACGAGCTGGTGGCCTTCAGCGAGGAGCTGGCCAACCTGTACAAccacgtgtgcatgtgcaacAACGAGATGCCCAACCGCGTCATGCTGGACTACTACCGCGAGGGCCTGGCCAGCGTGCGTGGGCTCGCCGCCGCCGAGGGCAAGGAGCAGCACTGGGCCCCCGTGCTGCTCACCAGGGGGCTGATCCCCGAGAACGACCCCGCCcacaccgccaccgccaccaccaccaccaccgccgcgccCGAGGCTAACGGTACCGCCGCCGCGGTGTGCCCCGTccccgcgccgccgccgccgcctagCCACGCCCACCGGCCCGAGCCCATGAACATCTACAACCTGGTGACCATCATCCGCGACCAGATCCGCCACCTGCAGCAGGCGGTGGACCGCACCACGGAGCTGTCGCGCCAGCGGCTGGCCAGCGCAGAGATGAACGGCGTGGGGGACCAGGACAGGGACGCCTGGATGGGGGACATCCTGAAGCTCAAGTCGCTGCTGAGCACCAAGAGGGAGCAGATCGCCACGCTGCGGACGGTCCTCAAGGCCAACAAGCAT ACAGCTGAGGTGGCGCTGGGAAACCTGAAGAGCAAGTACGACAACGAGAAGGTCATGGTGACGGAGAACATGATGAAGCTCCGCAACGAGCTCAAGGCGCTGAAGGAAGACGCCGCCACCTTCTCCTCGCTGCGCGCCATGTTTGCGACGAG GTGTGACGAGTACGTGACCCAGCTGGACGACATGCAGCGGCAGCTGACAGCGGCCGAGGACGAGAAGAAGACCCTCAACTCCCTGCTGCGCATGGCCATCCAGCAGAAGCTGGCCCTCACGCAGCGGCTGGAGGACCTGGAGTTCGACCACGAGCAGGCCCGCCGCACGGCCGCCGGCAtcggccccgccgccgccgccgtcaggAGCAAGCCCAAGGGGAAGGGGGCGCCGGCGAGCCACCGT AGAACCGTGCACGGTGGCTTCGGGGCGTCGTGa
- the LOC132471223 gene encoding protein bicaudal D homolog 2-like isoform X1, producing MSTKDQEYPEATLVKEAGPQWAHVEIERLSRELRETTHEKIQAAEYGLAVLEEKQQLKQRYDELETEFETVRQELDHLKEAFGQAHHTHRKVAADGESREESLMLESASKEAQYQQKVLELQNDLRQAKASVASTQAENDRLVSVALEAKDSSEQVELQRIQMRDDIREYKMREVRLLQDYSELEDENISLQKQVSVLRQSQVEFEGLKHEIRRLEEDSQCLQSQLEEAVRLREIAERQLAEALETVKTEREQKASLRKELSHYMTIGDSLYQGSCNVSVDNLKLADDPFGGEGDGRDLLRGLENGLASLSMSTPRKKGELMKPAPSLVDDLLSELNISEIQKLKQQLMQVEREKMSLLGSLQDLQKQLEHAHGTLSDQQETVGRLTENLVAMRKLQATKERHSALDSEKERDSREAGDGDYYELDINGPEILQCKYTLAVSETGELRQELKTLTAEYQACRGRYEEERARLAAEVRELSGGLAALEKSSRADREEVLRLEKELRLVSAAAGESLGSLNVAQDELVAFSEELANLYNHVCMCNNEMPNRVMLDYYREGLASVRGLAAAEGKEQHWAPVLLTRGLIPENDPAHTATATTTTTAAPEANGTAAAVCPVPAPPPPPSHAHRPEPMNIYNLVTIIRDQIRHLQQAVDRTTELSRQRLASAEMNGVGDQDRDAWMGDILKLKSLLSTKREQIATLRTVLKANKHTAEVALGNLKSKYDNEKVMVTENMMKLRNELKALKEDAATFSSLRAMFATRCDEYVTQLDDMQRQLTAAEDEKKTLNSLLRMAIQQKLALTQRLEDLEFDHEQARRTAAGIGPAAAAVRSKPKGKGAPASHRVSRRPAHAAAATTAGFSD from the exons ATGTCCACGAAGGATCAGGAATATCCGGAGGCGACCCTGGTTAAGGAAGCCGGACCCCAGTGGGCCCATGTGGAGATCGAACGTCTTTCCCGGGAGTTGCGGGAAACCACCCATGAGAAGATCCAAGCTGCGGAGTACGGCCTGGCGGTGCTCGAGGAGAAACAACAGCTCAAACAGCGATATGACGAGTTGGAGACCGAGTTCGAAACAGTTCGACAAGAACTGGACCACCTAAAGGAG gccttCGGACAGGCGCACCACACCCACAGGAAGGTGGCGGCGGATGGGGAGAGCCGGGAAGAATCCCTCATGCTGGAGTCCGCCAGCAAGGAGGCCCAGTACCAGCAGAAGGTCCTGGAGCTGCAGAACGACCTCCGGCAGGCCAAGGCCTCGGTGGCCAGCACGCAGGCCGAGAACGACCGGCTGGTTTCCGTCGCGCTCGAGGCTAAAGAT agctctGAGCAAGTGGAGCTGCAGCGCATTCAGATGCGCGATGACATCAGGGAGTACAAGATGCGAGAGGTCCGGTTGCTGCAGGACTACAGCGAGCTGGAGGACGAGAACATCTCCCTGCAGAAGCAGGTGTCGGTGCTGAGGCAGAGCCAG GTGGAGTTCGAGGGCCTGAAGCACGAGATCCGGCGGCTGGAGGAGGACTCCCAGTGCCTGCAGAGCCAGCTGGAGGAGGccgtgcgtctgcgggagatcGCCGAGCGCCAGCTGGCCGAGGCCCTGGAGACGGTGAAGACGGAGCGCGAGCAGAAGGCCTCGCTGCGCAAGGAGCTCTCCCACTACATGACCATCGGCGACTCCCTCTACCAGGGCTCCTGCAACGTGTCCGTGGACAACCTCAAGCTGGCCGACGACCCGTTCGGCGGCGAGGGGGACGGCCGCGACCTGCTCCGGGGCCTGGAGAACGGCCTGGCGTCGCTGTCTATGTCGACGCCGAGGAAGAAGGGGGAGTTGATGAAGCCGGCGCCCAGCCTGGTGGACGACCTGCTGAGCGAGCTCAACATCTCGGAGATCCAGAAGCTGAAGCAGCAGCTCATGCAG GTGGAGCGGGAGAAGATGTCCCTGCTCGGCtccctccaggacctgcagAAGCAGCTGGAGCACGCCCACGGCACCCTGTCGGACCAGCAGGAGACGGTGGGCCGGCTCACGGAGAACCTGGTGGCCATGCGCAAGCTGCAGGCCACCAAGGAGCGCCACTCGGCCCTGGACAGCGAGAAGGAGCGCGACAGCCGCGAGGCCGGCGACGGCGACTACTACGAGCTGGACATCAACGGGCCCGAGATCCTGCAGTGCAAGTACACGCTGGCGGTGTCGGAGACGGGCGAGCTGCGGCAGGAGCTGAAGACGCTCACGGCCGAGTACCAGGCGTGCCGCGGCCGCTACGAGGAGGAGCGCGCCCGGCTGGCGGCGGAGGTGCGGGAGCTGAGCGGCGGCCTGGCCGCCCTGGAGAAGAGCAGCCGCGCCGACCGCGAGGAGGTGCTGCGGCTGGAGAAGGAGCTGCGTCTGGTCAGCGCGGCGGCCGGCGAGTCCCTGGGCAGCCTGAACGTGGCGCAGGACGAGCTGGTGGCCTTCAGCGAGGAGCTGGCCAACCTGTACAAccacgtgtgcatgtgcaacAACGAGATGCCCAACCGCGTCATGCTGGACTACTACCGCGAGGGCCTGGCCAGCGTGCGTGGGCTCGCCGCCGCCGAGGGCAAGGAGCAGCACTGGGCCCCCGTGCTGCTCACCAGGGGGCTGATCCCCGAGAACGACCCCGCCcacaccgccaccgccaccaccaccaccaccgccgcgccCGAGGCTAACGGTACCGCCGCCGCGGTGTGCCCCGTccccgcgccgccgccgccgcctagCCACGCCCACCGGCCCGAGCCCATGAACATCTACAACCTGGTGACCATCATCCGCGACCAGATCCGCCACCTGCAGCAGGCGGTGGACCGCACCACGGAGCTGTCGCGCCAGCGGCTGGCCAGCGCAGAGATGAACGGCGTGGGGGACCAGGACAGGGACGCCTGGATGGGGGACATCCTGAAGCTCAAGTCGCTGCTGAGCACCAAGAGGGAGCAGATCGCCACGCTGCGGACGGTCCTCAAGGCCAACAAGCAT ACAGCTGAGGTGGCGCTGGGAAACCTGAAGAGCAAGTACGACAACGAGAAGGTCATGGTGACGGAGAACATGATGAAGCTCCGCAACGAGCTCAAGGCGCTGAAGGAAGACGCCGCCACCTTCTCCTCGCTGCGCGCCATGTTTGCGACGAG GTGTGACGAGTACGTGACCCAGCTGGACGACATGCAGCGGCAGCTGACAGCGGCCGAGGACGAGAAGAAGACCCTCAACTCCCTGCTGCGCATGGCCATCCAGCAGAAGCTGGCCCTCACGCAGCGGCTGGAGGACCTGGAGTTCGACCACGAGCAGGCCCGCCGCACGGCCGCCGGCAtcggccccgccgccgccgccgtcaggAGCAAGCCCAAGGGGAAGGGGGCGCCGGCGAGCCACCGTGTAAGTCGAAGGCCcgcgcacgccgccgccgccaccaccgcagGCTTTAGCGACTAA